One segment of Anatilimnocola aggregata DNA contains the following:
- a CDS encoding PSD1 and planctomycete cytochrome C domain-containing protein has translation MKLFSEQIEPVLKQHCYSCHSADAKMVEGGLRLDGRELARRGGDSGPAVVPGKPAESLLVQALRHEGGLEMPPEQPKLTAATIAHFVRWIELGAPDPREDAIALADQWPTAVRQHWAFQPIPQTVAPDKSAGTGAVDSFIQTRLAAQGWPSAPAATREDLVRRVYFDLLGLPPSPAAITAFAIDPAPDAYEKLVDRLMASPQFGERWAQHWLDVVRYAESEGYEYDRHVPDAWRFRDYVVQAFNLDKPVDQFVAEQIAGDELAPQDHEALSASIFHRLGPVRRNAGNPDIALSRNEVLTERTDIIGVAFLGLSVGCARCHNHKLEPISQRDYYRLQAYLAATQEKNVPLAPPAEQQAWEAETKRIKAEMDALKLVLRTKTGEERVRMQAMLDAMEDSLPPMLATIPATFNDFSNRTPIHVLRRGVWEKKLEPVGPRPPSILVPSEMPESPADSSQPRTELARWLTATDNPLLARVFVNRLWQGHFGAGIVKTTNDFGTKGDRPSHPELLDWLARQLIDGDWEAKRIHREIVLSETYRQASSAPSAIEPARLDPENRLLWKFNRRRLSAEELRDAMLAVAGRLNDEIGGASVMTPVDPQLVDQLYKPSQWQIAKRAGEHDRRTIYLIAKRNLRLPFLETFDGPALLSSCARRESSTHAPQALELLNGNTSNELAPAFAERLVAETDAPLGPAQRNERIVQRAFELAAGRQPTTKELLASLLFLAESSLEEFALAIFNLNDFAYVR, from the coding sequence TTGAAGCTATTTAGCGAACAGATCGAGCCCGTACTCAAGCAGCACTGCTATAGCTGTCACAGTGCTGACGCCAAGATGGTCGAAGGTGGCCTGCGACTCGATGGCCGCGAACTAGCTCGCCGCGGTGGCGATTCAGGGCCGGCGGTCGTTCCTGGCAAGCCGGCTGAAAGCCTGCTCGTGCAAGCGCTGCGGCACGAAGGTGGCCTTGAAATGCCCCCAGAGCAGCCCAAACTAACGGCAGCAACTATTGCCCACTTTGTCCGTTGGATTGAACTCGGCGCTCCTGACCCGCGCGAGGATGCCATTGCACTCGCGGATCAATGGCCCACCGCAGTTCGTCAGCACTGGGCCTTTCAACCCATCCCGCAAACGGTTGCCCCGGATAAATCAGCCGGCACTGGTGCTGTCGATAGTTTCATTCAAACAAGACTGGCCGCCCAAGGTTGGCCATCGGCACCCGCTGCAACGCGCGAAGATCTGGTGCGCCGCGTCTATTTCGACCTGCTGGGCCTCCCTCCATCGCCGGCCGCAATTACCGCGTTTGCGATTGATCCCGCGCCCGACGCCTATGAAAAGCTGGTCGACCGCTTAATGGCGAGTCCGCAGTTCGGCGAACGTTGGGCTCAGCATTGGCTGGACGTTGTCCGCTATGCCGAGAGCGAAGGTTACGAATACGATCGGCACGTGCCCGATGCCTGGCGCTTTCGCGATTATGTGGTGCAAGCCTTCAATCTCGATAAACCCGTCGATCAGTTTGTCGCCGAACAAATTGCGGGGGATGAATTGGCTCCGCAAGATCATGAAGCGTTGAGCGCCTCTATCTTTCATCGCTTGGGGCCCGTGCGACGCAACGCGGGCAATCCCGACATCGCCCTCAGCCGCAACGAAGTATTAACCGAGCGAACCGATATCATCGGCGTAGCCTTCCTCGGCCTCTCGGTGGGCTGTGCTCGTTGTCACAACCACAAGCTGGAACCCATTTCGCAGCGGGACTATTACCGCCTGCAAGCCTATCTGGCGGCCACTCAAGAAAAGAACGTTCCGCTCGCTCCGCCTGCCGAGCAGCAAGCTTGGGAAGCGGAGACCAAACGGATCAAGGCTGAAATGGACGCCCTGAAGTTGGTGCTGCGGACCAAGACGGGTGAAGAGCGAGTGCGGATGCAGGCGATGTTAGATGCGATGGAAGATTCGCTGCCACCGATGCTTGCCACAATTCCGGCCACGTTCAACGATTTCTCGAATCGCACGCCCATTCACGTGCTGCGGCGCGGCGTCTGGGAAAAGAAACTCGAGCCCGTTGGTCCCCGGCCGCCAAGCATTTTGGTCCCTAGCGAAATGCCGGAGTCGCCGGCCGATAGCAGCCAGCCCCGCACGGAACTCGCGCGCTGGCTCACGGCGACCGATAACCCCCTTCTGGCCCGCGTATTTGTGAATCGCCTTTGGCAGGGGCATTTCGGAGCGGGAATCGTCAAGACGACCAACGATTTCGGCACCAAAGGCGATCGGCCCAGCCATCCCGAATTGCTCGATTGGCTCGCGCGACAACTGATCGATGGGGACTGGGAAGCCAAACGCATTCATCGCGAGATTGTCCTCAGCGAAACGTATCGTCAAGCCAGTTCAGCGCCCAGTGCGATCGAACCGGCCCGGCTCGATCCTGAGAATCGCCTGCTCTGGAAGTTCAATCGTCGTCGGCTCTCTGCCGAGGAATTACGCGATGCTATGCTTGCCGTCGCGGGCCGCTTGAATGACGAAATCGGCGGCGCGAGCGTGATGACCCCCGTCGATCCGCAATTGGTCGATCAACTCTACAAGCCGTCGCAATGGCAAATCGCCAAGCGGGCCGGTGAACACGACCGCCGGACGATCTACTTAATTGCCAAGCGCAATCTGCGGTTGCCATTTCTCGAAACCTTCGATGGCCCGGCGCTCCTTTCCAGTTGTGCCCGTCGCGAATCGAGTACCCATGCGCCACAAGCTCTGGAATTGCTGAACGGTAATACGTCGAACGAACTGGCGCCGGCCTTTGCCGAGCGGCTGGTGGCCGAAACGGACGCCCCCCTTGGTCCTGCTCAGCGTAACGAACGGATTGTGCAGCGGGCTTTTGAACTGGCTGCGGGACGCCAACCAACGACGAAAGAATTACTGGCTTCGCTCCTCTTTCTCGCCGAAAGTTCGCTGGAAGAATTTGCCCTGGCCATTTTTAACCTGAATGACTTTGCTTATGTCCGCTGA
- a CDS encoding Hsp20/alpha crystallin family protein, which translates to MLHSCKPRWTLAFPRTLDSVSRDVEQAFEQLVSGNGLARAFSAPTNLWEEEGQWRVEVELPGIKQEQIELTLEKNQLKIAAERLAPETDRKYAHQERGYGRVERLITLPETVDAESIEAELHDGILNLTFKKKPEAQPRKISVKSL; encoded by the coding sequence ATGTTGCACAGTTGCAAACCCCGTTGGACTTTGGCGTTTCCCCGTACTCTCGACTCCGTTTCTCGCGATGTCGAGCAGGCCTTCGAGCAGTTGGTCAGCGGCAATGGATTGGCGCGAGCCTTTTCCGCACCCACGAACCTGTGGGAGGAAGAGGGCCAGTGGCGAGTGGAAGTCGAACTACCCGGGATTAAGCAAGAGCAAATCGAACTGACGCTGGAAAAGAATCAGCTGAAGATCGCCGCCGAACGCCTGGCCCCCGAAACCGACCGGAAGTACGCTCACCAAGAACGGGGCTATGGCCGCGTCGAACGTTTGATTACGCTGCCCGAGACCGTCGATGCGGAGAGCATCGAAGCCGAGTTGCACGACGGCATCCTGAATTTGACGTTCAAGAAGAAACCCGAAGCTCAACCGCGGAAGATTAGCGTGAAGAGTTTGTAG
- a CDS encoding peptidylprolyl isomerase gives MTGKETHRSAASARRRQFFAAVTSAGLFAAALLGAGDFGSQAAAQNTRPAPVPNRYQGAPGQPSSTARPNGSVVPAQQVPQNQIAPRPTGNAPAAQAPIRPNPTQLQVMAVVNGEQISQADLGRECLWRFGKEVLEGMVNRHLIAEACAEKQIVITTADIDGEIERIASKFGLPRDRWMQLLREERGYSEAQYKREIVWPMLALRKLSADQTEVTQEEMQKAFDSEFGPKVKALLIVHSDRKLIDQLHAHVAAKPETFREMSKQHSDDPGVASAYGVIPPIRRHLGDANLEQIAFSLKPGQISPVIQVADKYYILKCEEQIANRVISPEQMPLVDAKLRERLKEGKLRGVAANFFETMAKKATIVNIYNNPELAKQVPGAAATINGRPITTQQLTDECLSRYGHEVLEGEISRKVLGQELVKRKATITQSDLDAEIARAADMYGMQKPDGSPDVDRWLKQVTEQDKAPVELYVRDAVWPSVALKKIVGSQVVITEDDLQKAYEANYGERMEVLAIVLGDQRQAQKVWEMARNNPTDAFFASLAEQYSVEPSSRSNGGKVPPIQKHSGSPELEKTAFSLQAGTMSGIVALNDQFIILRCLGRTRPVAVDPQIARKELTKDLEEKKLRVKMSTEFDRLLRTSQIDNYVAGTSQSGREGMAPGAGKGPLQSSGVSPAGGPGAVRSLGGVTPTAGTMPRGPAPTKR, from the coding sequence ATGACAGGTAAGGAAACCCACCGGTCGGCTGCCAGTGCTCGCCGCCGCCAATTTTTTGCTGCCGTGACCAGCGCGGGTCTGTTTGCTGCTGCCCTACTGGGTGCCGGTGATTTCGGCTCGCAAGCTGCGGCTCAAAATACTCGCCCCGCCCCGGTTCCGAATCGCTATCAAGGGGCTCCGGGACAACCCAGCTCGACCGCTCGACCCAATGGCTCAGTGGTTCCCGCCCAACAAGTTCCTCAGAATCAAATCGCGCCGCGCCCGACCGGCAATGCTCCGGCAGCTCAAGCACCGATTCGCCCCAACCCTACTCAGTTGCAAGTGATGGCCGTCGTCAATGGCGAGCAGATCAGTCAGGCCGATCTGGGCCGCGAATGCTTGTGGCGGTTCGGCAAGGAAGTGCTCGAAGGGATGGTCAACCGCCATCTGATTGCCGAAGCTTGTGCTGAGAAGCAAATTGTCATCACGACCGCCGATATCGACGGCGAAATCGAACGGATTGCCAGCAAGTTTGGCTTGCCGCGCGATCGCTGGATGCAACTGCTGCGAGAAGAACGCGGCTATAGCGAAGCCCAATACAAGCGCGAAATCGTGTGGCCAATGTTGGCCCTCCGCAAACTATCGGCCGACCAAACCGAAGTCACTCAGGAAGAAATGCAAAAGGCGTTCGACTCGGAGTTTGGCCCCAAGGTCAAAGCCCTGCTCATCGTCCACAGCGATCGGAAGTTGATCGACCAACTGCACGCTCATGTGGCTGCCAAGCCCGAGACGTTCCGCGAGATGTCGAAGCAGCATAGCGACGACCCGGGTGTGGCTTCGGCCTATGGCGTGATCCCGCCGATCCGCCGTCACTTAGGCGACGCCAACCTGGAGCAAATCGCGTTTAGCTTGAAACCCGGCCAGATCTCGCCGGTCATTCAAGTCGCCGACAAGTACTACATCCTCAAGTGCGAAGAACAAATTGCCAATCGCGTGATTTCGCCCGAGCAAATGCCTCTGGTTGATGCCAAGTTGCGCGAACGTTTGAAGGAAGGCAAGCTTCGCGGTGTAGCGGCGAATTTCTTCGAGACGATGGCCAAGAAGGCGACAATCGTCAACATCTACAACAATCCCGAACTTGCCAAGCAGGTACCGGGCGCTGCCGCCACCATCAATGGCCGCCCGATTACTACGCAGCAATTGACCGACGAGTGCCTCTCCCGCTACGGGCATGAAGTGCTCGAAGGCGAAATCAGCCGCAAGGTGCTGGGACAAGAGTTGGTCAAGCGGAAGGCGACGATCACGCAGTCCGATCTCGATGCTGAGATTGCTCGCGCGGCCGACATGTATGGCATGCAGAAGCCCGACGGCTCGCCCGACGTGGACCGTTGGCTCAAGCAAGTGACCGAGCAAGACAAGGCACCGGTCGAGTTGTACGTGCGCGATGCCGTGTGGCCATCGGTCGCACTGAAGAAGATCGTCGGCAGCCAGGTCGTCATCACCGAAGACGATTTGCAAAAGGCCTACGAAGCGAACTACGGCGAGCGGATGGAAGTCCTCGCCATCGTACTCGGCGATCAACGCCAGGCGCAAAAGGTGTGGGAAATGGCCCGCAATAACCCGACCGATGCCTTCTTCGCGAGCCTGGCCGAGCAGTACTCGGTCGAGCCTTCGTCCCGTTCGAACGGTGGCAAAGTTCCGCCGATTCAAAAGCACAGCGGCTCACCGGAACTCGAAAAGACGGCTTTCTCGCTGCAAGCCGGCACCATGTCGGGCATTGTGGCATTGAACGATCAGTTCATCATTTTGCGTTGCCTGGGCCGAACTCGCCCGGTGGCCGTCGATCCGCAAATCGCTCGCAAGGAATTGACCAAGGATTTGGAAGAAAAGAAACTGCGGGTGAAGATGAGCACCGAATTCGACCGCCTGCTAAGAACTTCGCAGATCGACAACTACGTCGCAGGTACGTCGCAATCGGGTCGCGAAGGAATGGCTCCGGGTGCCGGCAAGGGCCCGCTTCAAAGCTCGGGCGTCAGTCCTGCTGGTGGACCAGGTGCTGTGCGTTCGCTGGGCGGCGTGACACCAACGGCTGGCACCATGCCCCGCGGACCTGCTCCGACGAAGCGTTAA
- a CDS encoding DUF1501 domain-containing protein: MSADFREHARPTRTRREFVRDAFCGFGGLALASLVQQEQARAAGNLLAAKAPHQAAKAKAVIFLFMAGGPSHLETFDPKPLLNTLHGQSRPVEFGEAKYQFINKEAKILGTQRKFKKYGQSGIDVSDLFPHMARCVDDLAIVRSCHGDMVVHSAAQYELFSGRITPGFPSMGSWILYGLGAESDSLPAYVVLPDPKGALEAGQPMYMHGFLPAALQPTMFRPGERPVLNLDLPKGVDPLVRQKTAKFIRDLNQATLDPADEEFHARVGAYDLAFKMQSEAPEVLDLSHETQETLDLYGVGKEPTHDYGRRCLLARKLVEQGVRFTCVVSGGGPGNMQWDAHSDIEENHLRKAAETDQPVAALLTDLKRRGLLDSTLVLWGGEFGRSPEAESGKGRDHHNLGFTMWMAGGGIKGGQVVGATDAIGLKAVEQPYHFRDIHNTILHQLGLNQHKLTYPHLGRNERLTFVEGKVIKEIIS, translated from the coding sequence ATGTCCGCTGATTTTCGAGAGCATGCCCGGCCAACCCGCACGCGGCGCGAGTTCGTGCGCGACGCCTTCTGCGGCTTCGGCGGGCTGGCGCTCGCTTCGCTCGTGCAGCAAGAGCAGGCCCGCGCGGCAGGCAATCTGCTGGCAGCCAAAGCTCCGCACCAGGCGGCGAAGGCCAAGGCAGTTATTTTTCTGTTCATGGCTGGCGGACCAAGCCACTTGGAGACATTCGACCCCAAACCGCTGCTGAACACGTTGCACGGGCAATCACGTCCCGTGGAGTTCGGAGAAGCGAAGTACCAGTTCATCAATAAAGAGGCCAAGATTCTCGGCACGCAGCGGAAGTTCAAAAAGTACGGCCAGAGCGGTATCGATGTATCCGATCTTTTCCCGCACATGGCCAGGTGCGTGGACGACCTCGCGATCGTTCGTTCGTGCCACGGCGATATGGTCGTCCACTCGGCCGCGCAATACGAGCTTTTTTCCGGGCGGATTACGCCGGGCTTTCCCAGCATGGGCTCGTGGATCTTGTATGGCCTTGGTGCCGAAAGTGATTCGCTCCCCGCATATGTTGTGCTTCCCGATCCAAAGGGAGCACTCGAAGCGGGTCAGCCGATGTATATGCACGGTTTTTTGCCCGCAGCGCTTCAGCCCACCATGTTTCGGCCAGGCGAACGGCCGGTGCTAAATCTCGATTTGCCGAAAGGTGTCGACCCACTCGTACGGCAGAAGACAGCAAAGTTCATTCGCGATTTGAACCAGGCCACGCTTGACCCAGCTGATGAAGAGTTTCATGCACGCGTTGGCGCTTACGACCTGGCATTCAAGATGCAAAGCGAAGCTCCCGAAGTTCTCGACCTGTCGCATGAGACGCAAGAAACGCTCGATTTATATGGCGTTGGTAAGGAACCAACGCACGACTATGGCCGCCGCTGTCTCCTCGCGCGGAAGCTCGTCGAACAGGGAGTTCGCTTCACTTGCGTGGTTTCCGGCGGTGGTCCCGGCAACATGCAGTGGGACGCCCACAGCGACATTGAAGAGAATCACCTGCGCAAAGCGGCCGAAACCGATCAACCCGTGGCCGCCCTCCTTACCGATCTCAAACGGCGCGGACTGCTCGATAGCACGCTGGTGCTGTGGGGTGGCGAATTTGGACGGTCACCGGAAGCAGAGTCAGGCAAGGGTCGCGACCACCACAACCTGGGCTTCACTATGTGGATGGCAGGCGGCGGCATCAAGGGTGGGCAAGTGGTCGGCGCGACCGATGCCATCGGGCTCAAAGCGGTCGAGCAGCCGTATCACTTCCGCGATATCCACAACACAATCTTGCATCAACTGGGGCTGAATCAGCACAAACTTACCTACCCTCACCTAGGCCGCAACGAGCGGCTGACGTTCGTCGAGGGCAAGGTAATCAAAGAGATCATTTCGTAG
- a CDS encoding redoxin domain-containing protein, translating into MELQRPSSPTQSPQSLSWGWSASCLLLCALLAAAVFAGRQLRARSLPSAQAAAGQHTTTVSRGEIVFQIHCAKCHGPDGRGDGEGAAKLKPPPRDFAVRPWRFEPTKDKIREVTLHGIAGTAMPSAKGAIEGVDLEAVVDHVFLLATRQPPIVQQVTPEAHLLQTAGFYPANGQQPAPQLEVVDAAGVKRTLSEQKGKLVLLNFWGTNCEHCLKKLPQLNQLDEEFRKQGLVVWNVCADVESAAEAQELVGRVAPGVQTSVDESGLANGRFEVQALPTVWLIDSTGNVIGRSQGVQDWTRPEMKAVIKHYLP; encoded by the coding sequence ATGGAACTACAGCGGCCATCATCGCCGACCCAATCGCCGCAGTCCCTTTCGTGGGGCTGGAGTGCAAGTTGCCTCTTGCTGTGCGCGCTGTTGGCCGCGGCGGTATTTGCCGGCCGTCAACTCCGCGCGCGGTCGTTGCCGAGCGCTCAGGCTGCCGCAGGTCAACACACGACTACCGTAAGTCGCGGCGAGATCGTATTTCAGATTCACTGCGCCAAATGCCACGGTCCCGACGGACGCGGCGACGGCGAGGGTGCAGCCAAACTGAAACCGCCACCGCGCGATTTCGCTGTCCGGCCGTGGCGTTTTGAACCGACGAAGGACAAGATTCGCGAAGTGACACTCCACGGAATTGCCGGCACCGCGATGCCCAGTGCCAAGGGGGCTATTGAAGGTGTGGATTTAGAAGCAGTCGTCGATCACGTGTTTTTGCTGGCAACGCGCCAGCCTCCAATTGTGCAGCAAGTCACTCCCGAGGCGCATTTACTGCAAACGGCCGGTTTTTATCCGGCAAACGGCCAGCAGCCAGCGCCGCAGTTGGAAGTAGTCGATGCGGCTGGCGTGAAGCGAACGTTGAGCGAACAAAAAGGGAAGTTAGTACTACTCAATTTTTGGGGCACAAACTGCGAGCATTGCCTCAAGAAGTTGCCGCAGTTGAATCAATTGGATGAGGAGTTTCGTAAGCAAGGCCTGGTCGTCTGGAATGTCTGCGCCGATGTCGAATCAGCAGCGGAAGCCCAGGAGCTAGTCGGTCGTGTCGCTCCGGGCGTGCAGACCAGCGTCGACGAATCAGGACTCGCCAACGGCCGCTTCGAAGTACAAGCTCTCCCCACCGTCTGGCTCATCGACTCCACCGGCAACGTCATCGGCCGCTCGCAAGGCGTGCAAGACTGGACCCGACCGGAGATGAAAGCAGTAATCAAGCACTACCTGCCTTAG
- a CDS encoding carboxypeptidase regulatory-like domain-containing protein has translation MLDLFPRVPRPERARNRIVAFLFLIDLAVILGCGPRPVTGGTKGILRSGGAPLSDFQLTVHAEQGGLWSPVGFAVSTADGSFELVTNGAKGSLFLDPGEYRCTVESAGAPLKVPAKYAQVESTPLKVTWPTATNSLELELPPLPMIR, from the coding sequence ATGCTCGATTTGTTTCCTAGGGTTCCGCGGCCCGAACGGGCGCGGAACCGAATCGTCGCGTTTTTGTTTTTGATTGACCTCGCCGTTATCCTGGGCTGCGGTCCACGTCCGGTCACGGGTGGCACCAAAGGAATCTTGCGCAGTGGCGGCGCGCCGCTGAGCGACTTTCAATTGACCGTGCATGCCGAGCAAGGTGGACTGTGGTCGCCAGTGGGATTTGCGGTCTCAACCGCAGACGGCTCGTTCGAATTGGTCACCAACGGCGCGAAGGGCTCGCTATTTCTCGATCCAGGCGAGTATCGCTGCACGGTGGAATCAGCGGGGGCACCACTCAAGGTTCCGGCCAAATATGCTCAAGTGGAGAGCACGCCGCTGAAGGTTACCTGGCCCACCGCGACGAACAGTCTCGAGTTGGAATTGCCGCCACTCCCCATGATTCGCTAA
- a CDS encoding DUF1559 domain-containing protein, with protein MLLSWLRRSRPARSGFTLVELLVVIAIIGILMALLLPAVQSAREAARRAQCGSQLRQWGIATHLYHDSFLAFPMTNAQNYQPNVQGFSPQARILPFIEQANLQGKLDFAQPAFTGPFNALVPNPLFAVAFATPIKVALCPSDSAPVLNTGAGGSQYSGINYMVSYGSGTKAYYDLRWRTDGFVYENSGVRFAEITSGTSNTVMMSEAVRSVGADFTLPAGTLPKAPYQATLNGSSGVDATLQMQQGLAASGGGWSNGPNGVIENPDLASIWPQKTNWRGAASAALRGRGTSWAHSGAMSTLTNGYLPPNSPIPDVVTHFTGFFAARSFHPGGANVAMGDGSVRLLANTLDARVCRSLHSCEGSEFGLGSF; from the coding sequence GTGTTACTTTCCTGGTTAAGAAGATCGCGCCCTGCGCGGTCTGGATTTACGCTCGTGGAACTGCTGGTAGTGATTGCCATCATCGGCATTTTAATGGCGTTGCTGTTGCCCGCCGTGCAATCGGCTCGCGAAGCGGCCCGCCGCGCCCAGTGCGGCAGCCAATTGCGACAGTGGGGCATCGCCACGCATCTTTATCACGATTCGTTTCTGGCGTTTCCGATGACGAACGCACAGAACTATCAACCCAACGTGCAGGGATTTTCGCCCCAGGCGCGGATCCTGCCGTTTATCGAGCAAGCGAACCTGCAGGGCAAGCTCGATTTCGCACAGCCCGCCTTCACCGGGCCGTTCAATGCCCTGGTACCCAATCCGCTCTTCGCCGTGGCCTTTGCCACTCCCATCAAGGTCGCCCTCTGCCCCAGCGATTCGGCTCCGGTTCTGAATACGGGTGCCGGCGGCAGTCAATATTCGGGCATTAACTACATGGTCAGCTATGGGAGTGGCACCAAGGCTTATTACGACCTGCGTTGGCGAACCGATGGCTTTGTGTACGAGAACTCCGGAGTCCGTTTTGCCGAGATTACCTCGGGGACTTCGAACACCGTCATGATGAGCGAAGCGGTTCGCAGCGTGGGTGCCGATTTTACGTTACCGGCTGGTACGCTGCCCAAGGCTCCCTACCAGGCGACGCTCAACGGCTCTTCCGGTGTCGACGCGACGCTGCAGATGCAACAAGGCTTAGCTGCCTCCGGCGGCGGTTGGTCGAATGGTCCTAATGGCGTGATTGAGAATCCCGACCTGGCCTCCATCTGGCCGCAGAAGACCAATTGGCGTGGCGCTGCAAGCGCCGCCCTGCGCGGGCGCGGTACTTCTTGGGCTCATTCGGGAGCGATGAGCACGCTGACCAATGGTTACTTGCCGCCGAACAGCCCGATTCCCGATGTGGTGACTCACTTCACCGGTTTTTTTGCGGCCCGCAGCTTTCATCCCGGCGGGGCAAATGTGGCAATGGGTGATGGCTCGGTACGTTTGCTTGCGAACACACTCGACGCCAGAGTTTGTCGCAGTTTGCATAGTTGTGAAGGGAGCGAATTTGGGCTCGGTTCGTTTTGA
- a CDS encoding exo-alpha-sialidase, whose translation MNEHSAKPGKGKLLWLAMAAVAVVAAIAVGYFLPPADRVPPLESQTDQTSVVVPAETGPWKDAVRHSFPLAAADIRDSQEAPVVAVDAQQRIYLAWSSQTGSDERTLFLMTSVDRGQTFASPRAFRKSGIFKSVSQMKGKTVARERRMLPQLAAYGDKVVIGWGDAPADGQSIQLLVAETSDGGVTFSEPVTAHESADARPTFISMSVSPSGKVACSWLDSRNRAQQPFAAVRFAGSDTFGAEQLIFAGQDDKGVCPCCTTVVKVADDETVVVAYRGQVDGYRDIWISVKRPSDTQFSQPVPVVSPTWEFAGCPHDGPSLAITGDVLHAAWMDARTGQQRCYYGWANLHDLKFTTQELHSAGPGTQGNARLWTDGSGAVHAIWEESLADEPVAKIGEPAEHQHGPPTGAGRVVMHSIAPRADGKFDLPHPLASRPGKFQTRPGIASGTSGLLVAAWNELDETGKRVMVAVRNTSAVANEPVAQVNADSQDGK comes from the coding sequence ATGAATGAACATTCGGCCAAACCGGGCAAGGGAAAGTTGCTGTGGCTGGCTATGGCAGCAGTGGCCGTTGTGGCTGCGATCGCAGTGGGCTATTTCCTGCCACCAGCCGATCGAGTTCCACCACTCGAAAGTCAAACCGATCAAACGTCGGTTGTCGTTCCAGCCGAAACAGGCCCCTGGAAAGATGCCGTTCGCCATTCGTTTCCGCTGGCAGCGGCAGACATTCGCGACTCACAAGAGGCTCCTGTCGTAGCCGTCGACGCGCAGCAGCGAATCTATCTAGCCTGGTCGTCGCAAACCGGTAGCGACGAACGCACATTATTTCTCATGACTTCCGTCGATCGTGGCCAGACATTCGCGTCGCCCCGAGCATTTCGCAAGTCAGGCATTTTCAAGTCCGTTTCGCAGATGAAGGGCAAAACAGTCGCCCGCGAACGTCGCATGCTGCCACAACTGGCTGCGTACGGCGACAAAGTCGTGATCGGCTGGGGCGATGCTCCCGCCGATGGCCAATCAATTCAACTGCTCGTTGCCGAAACGAGCGATGGCGGAGTTACATTTTCAGAACCGGTCACCGCGCACGAAAGTGCTGACGCGCGGCCAACGTTTATCTCCATGTCGGTCAGCCCGAGTGGCAAAGTGGCCTGCAGCTGGCTCGATAGTCGCAATCGCGCTCAGCAGCCGTTTGCTGCGGTTCGATTTGCGGGGAGTGATACGTTCGGCGCAGAGCAATTGATCTTTGCGGGGCAGGACGACAAAGGTGTTTGCCCCTGCTGCACGACGGTCGTGAAGGTGGCCGACGACGAAACGGTTGTCGTCGCCTATCGTGGGCAAGTTGATGGCTATCGCGATATCTGGATCAGCGTCAAGCGACCGAGCGACACGCAGTTCTCGCAGCCCGTTCCGGTGGTCTCGCCGACTTGGGAGTTCGCGGGTTGCCCGCACGATGGTCCGTCGCTGGCCATCACGGGCGATGTCCTGCATGCGGCCTGGATGGATGCCCGTACGGGCCAGCAGCGCTGCTACTACGGCTGGGCGAACTTGCACGACCTCAAGTTCACAACGCAGGAGTTGCACTCCGCGGGCCCAGGAACTCAAGGGAATGCCCGTTTGTGGACCGATGGCAGCGGCGCGGTCCACGCGATCTGGGAAGAAAGCCTCGCCGATGAGCCAGTTGCGAAAATCGGTGAGCCGGCCGAGCATCAACATGGTCCGCCAACGGGCGCGGGGCGGGTGGTGATGCACAGCATTGCTCCACGGGCCGATGGCAAGTTCGATCTGCCCCATCCACTTGCCAGCCGGCCGGGGAAATTTCAAACGCGACCAGGCATCGCCAGCGGAACTTCGGGTCTGTTGGTTGCTGCTTGGAACGAATTGGATGAAACGGGCAAGCGGGTAATGGTTGCAGTTCGCAACACGTCTGCCGTTGCTAATGAGCCGGTTGCTCAAGTGAATGCCGACTCACAGGACGGCAAATAG